Proteins encoded in a region of the Haloglomus salinum genome:
- a CDS encoding DUF7112 family protein has protein sequence MDRIAHDNASVRTVRATLERVGRTDRPRIDLPDSDTDAFPVGEVVRVALDGTTRHARVHRGMDEGLELRAVYDNARQARTDDGEDRLPEWVAERDLEFGRSVLVDVVEAGFFYGVRAPDEAAVYEVPDRPDDGLAAIARDLEEP, from the coding sequence ATGGACCGCATCGCACACGACAACGCTTCCGTCCGGACGGTGCGCGCCACGCTGGAACGCGTCGGCCGCACGGACCGCCCCCGCATCGACCTCCCCGACAGTGACACCGACGCCTTCCCCGTCGGCGAGGTCGTCCGGGTCGCCCTCGACGGGACCACCCGCCACGCCCGCGTCCACCGCGGGATGGACGAGGGGCTCGAACTCCGCGCCGTCTACGACAACGCACGGCAGGCCAGGACCGACGACGGCGAGGACCGGCTCCCCGAGTGGGTCGCCGAGCGCGACCTCGAGTTCGGGCGCTCGGTTCTCGTCGATGTCGTCGAGGCAGGGTTCTTCTACGGCGTCCGGGCGCCGGACGAGGCCGCGGTGTACGAGGTACCCGACCGGCCGGACGACGGGCTCGCGGCCATCGCCCGCGACCTGGAGGAACCGTGA
- a CDS encoding DUF5807 family protein yields MSDDPDGTASGDADDEAGEARRTFLAGDRPDDILIYLREDGIADPEQLADLGERTDDGVVLVLPGAEGRQAFESATGLDPMSFAGSAMDTEGHVHRDATGGDCPEGEGDDHGARFIFAFAEAQNEEVGGRYAEGDVIHAYVACDCGTTYSEKWVAEADSGE; encoded by the coding sequence GTGAGCGACGACCCCGACGGCACGGCGAGCGGTGACGCCGACGACGAAGCCGGCGAGGCTCGCCGGACCTTCCTCGCGGGCGACCGCCCCGACGACATCCTCATCTACCTCCGCGAGGACGGCATCGCGGACCCCGAGCAGCTGGCCGACCTCGGCGAGCGCACCGACGATGGGGTCGTGCTCGTCCTGCCGGGCGCCGAGGGCCGGCAGGCCTTCGAGTCCGCGACCGGTCTCGACCCGATGTCCTTCGCCGGGAGCGCGATGGACACCGAGGGCCACGTCCACCGCGACGCCACCGGCGGCGACTGTCCCGAGGGCGAGGGCGACGACCACGGTGCCCGCTTCATCTTCGCCTTCGCCGAGGCACAGAACGAGGAGGTCGGCGGCCGGTACGCCGAGGGCGACGTCATCCACGCGTACGTGGCGTGCGACTGCGGGACGACCTACTCAGAGAAGTGGGTTGCCGAGGCGGACAGCGGGGAATAG